A genome region from Meriones unguiculatus strain TT.TT164.6M chromosome 2, Bangor_MerUng_6.1, whole genome shotgun sequence includes the following:
- the Fchsd1 gene encoding F-BAR and double SH3 domains protein 1 isoform X2 translates to MQPPPRKVKPAQEVKLRFLEQLSILQTQQQREADLLEDIRSYSKQRAAIEREYGQALQKLAGPFLKREGQRSGEVDSRTVFGAWRCLLDATVAGGQTRLQASDRYRDLAGGTGRSAKEQVLRKGTESLQRAQAEVLQSVRELSRSRKLYGQRERVWALAQEKAADVQARLNRSDHGIFHSRTSLQKLSTKLSAQSAQYSQQLRAARNEYLLNLVATNAHLAHYYQEELPALLKVLVSELSEYLRDPLTLLGHTELEAAEMVLEHARHGMKATSQVNWEQDVKLFLQGPGVFSPTPPQQFQPAGADQVCALERGAGGMAGESGLEKEVQRWTSRAARDYKIQHHGHRVLQRLEQRRQQVSEREAPGLDQRLQEVRENIRRAQVSQVKGAARLALLQEAGLDVQHWLKPAMTQAQDEVEQERRLSEARLSQRDLSPTAEDTELSDFDECEEAGELFEEPAPQALATRPLPCPAHVVFGYQAGREDELTITEGEWLEVIEEGDADEWVKARNQHGEAGFVPERYLNFPDLSLPESSHGRDNPSGAEPTAFLARALYSYTGQSEEELSFPEGALIRLLPRAQDGVDDGFWRGEFGGHVGVFPSLLVEELLGPPGPSELSEPEQTLPSPSPPSFSPPAPTCALDGPPAPALPADKVLDCPGPLDMLVPRLRPMRPPPPPPAKAPDPGHPDPLT, encoded by the exons ATCCTACAGCAAGCAGAGGGCAGCCATTGAACGGGAGTATGGTCAG GCACTCCAGAAGCTGGCCGGGCCATTCCTGAAGAGGGAAGGGCAGCGGAGTGGGGAGGTAGACAGCAG GACAGTGTTCGGTGCCTGGCGCTGCCTTCTGGATGCCACCGTGGCTGGAGGCCAAACCCGGCTCCAGGCGTCTGACCGATACCGTGACCTAGCAGGGGGCACTGGGAGGAGTGCCAAGGAGCAGGTGCTTAGAAAG GGGACAGAGAGCCTCCAGCGGGCACAGGCCGAGGTGCTACAGTCTGTCAGGGAGCTGAGCCGAAGTCGGAAGCTCTATGGGCAGCGAGAGCGTGTGTGGGCCTTGGCACAGGAGAAGGCAGCTGATGTCCAGGCCAG GCTGAACCGAAGTGACCATGGGATCTTCCACTCTCGAACTAGCCTCCAAAAGCTGAGCACCAAG CTGTCTGCCCAGTCAGCTCAGTATTCCCAGCAGCTGAGAGCAGCCCGCAATGAGTACCTGCTAAATTTGGTGGCCACCAATGCTCACCTTGCCCACTATTACCAAGAGGAACTGCCAGCACTGCTCAAG GTCCTGGTAAGTGAGCTGTCAGAATACTTGAGGGACCCCCTGACTTTATTAGGCCACACGGAGTTGGAAGCTGCAGAGATGGTCCTGGAACACGCCCGCCATGGGATGAAGGCGACTTCCCAG GTAAACTGGGAACAAGATGTGAAGCTGTTTCTTCAGGGGCCTGGAGTCTTTTCCCCCACTCCACCTCAGCAGTTCCAGCCAGCAGGGGCTGATCAG gtgtgtgccctgGAGCGGGGAGCAGGAGGCATGGCTGGAGAGAGTGGCCTGGAGAAAGAGGTTCAGCGCTGGACGAGCAGGGCTGCGCGGGACTACAAGATCCAGCATCACGGGCATCGG GTTCTACAGCGACTGGAGCAGAGGCGTCAGCAGGTCTCAGAGCGAGAAGCTCCAGGGCTAGACCAACGGCTACAGGAAGTGAGGGAGAACATCCGAAGGGCGCAG GTGAGCCAGGTGAAAGGCGCTGCCCGGCTGGCCCTGCTGCAGGAAGCTGGCCTAGATGTGCAGCACTGGCTGAAGCCAGCCATGACCCAAGCCCAGGATGAGGTGGAGCAGGAGCGCCGGCTTAGTGAAGCTCGGCTGTCCCAGAGGGACCTCTCTCCCACG GCTGAGGACACCGAGCTTTCTGACTTTGATGAATGTGAGGAGGCTGGGGAGCTCTTTGAGGAGCCTGCCCCGCAAGCCCTGGCTACCAGGCCTCTCCCCTGCCCTGCACATGTAGTGTTCGGCTACCAG GCAGGACGTGAGGATGAGCTGACTATCACAGAGGGTGAGTGGCTGGAGGTCATAGAAGAAGGAGATGCTGATGAATGGGTTAAG GCTCGGAACCAGCATGGAGAAGCAGGCTTTGTCCCTGAACGGTATCTCAACTTCCCGGATCTCTCCCTCCCTGAGAGCAGCCATGGCCGAGACAATCCCTCAGGAGCGGAGCCCACAG CATTCTTGGCACGTGCGCTGTACAGCTACACTGGACAGAGTGAAGAGGAGCTAAGTTTTCCTGAAGGGGCACTCATCCGCCTGCTGCCCAGGGCTCAAGATGGCGTGGATGATGGTTTCTGGAGGGGAGAATTTGGGGGCCATGTTGGAGTCTTTCCGTCCTTGCTGGTAGAGGAACTGCTTGGCCCCCCAGGACCATCTGAACTCTCTGAGCCTGAACAG ACGCTGccatccccttctcctcccagctTCTCCCCTCCTGCACCCACCTGTGCCTTGGACGGACCCCCTGCACCTGCTCTGCCTGCAG ACAAAGTCCTAGACTGCCCTGGACCCCTGGACATGTTGGTGCCTCGACTCAGGCCG ATGCGTCCACCACCTCCCCCACCAGCCAAAGCCCCAGATCCTGGCCATCCAGATCCCCTCACCTGA
- the Fchsd1 gene encoding F-BAR and double SH3 domains protein 1 isoform X1: MQPPPRKVKPAQEVKLRFLEQLSILQTQQQREADLLEDIRSYSKQRAAIEREYGQALQKLAGPFLKREGQRSGEVDSRGRTVFGAWRCLLDATVAGGQTRLQASDRYRDLAGGTGRSAKEQVLRKGTESLQRAQAEVLQSVRELSRSRKLYGQRERVWALAQEKAADVQARLNRSDHGIFHSRTSLQKLSTKLSAQSAQYSQQLRAARNEYLLNLVATNAHLAHYYQEELPALLKVLVSELSEYLRDPLTLLGHTELEAAEMVLEHARHGMKATSQVNWEQDVKLFLQGPGVFSPTPPQQFQPAGADQVCALERGAGGMAGESGLEKEVQRWTSRAARDYKIQHHGHRVLQRLEQRRQQVSEREAPGLDQRLQEVRENIRRAQVSQVKGAARLALLQEAGLDVQHWLKPAMTQAQDEVEQERRLSEARLSQRDLSPTAEDTELSDFDECEEAGELFEEPAPQALATRPLPCPAHVVFGYQAGREDELTITEGEWLEVIEEGDADEWVKARNQHGEAGFVPERYLNFPDLSLPESSHGRDNPSGAEPTAFLARALYSYTGQSEEELSFPEGALIRLLPRAQDGVDDGFWRGEFGGHVGVFPSLLVEELLGPPGPSELSEPEQTLPSPSPPSFSPPAPTCALDGPPAPALPADKVLDCPGPLDMLVPRLRPMRPPPPPPAKAPDPGHPDPLT; the protein is encoded by the exons ATCCTACAGCAAGCAGAGGGCAGCCATTGAACGGGAGTATGGTCAG GCACTCCAGAAGCTGGCCGGGCCATTCCTGAAGAGGGAAGGGCAGCGGAGTGGGGAGGTAGACAGCAG GGGCAGGACAGTGTTCGGTGCCTGGCGCTGCCTTCTGGATGCCACCGTGGCTGGAGGCCAAACCCGGCTCCAGGCGTCTGACCGATACCGTGACCTAGCAGGGGGCACTGGGAGGAGTGCCAAGGAGCAGGTGCTTAGAAAG GGGACAGAGAGCCTCCAGCGGGCACAGGCCGAGGTGCTACAGTCTGTCAGGGAGCTGAGCCGAAGTCGGAAGCTCTATGGGCAGCGAGAGCGTGTGTGGGCCTTGGCACAGGAGAAGGCAGCTGATGTCCAGGCCAG GCTGAACCGAAGTGACCATGGGATCTTCCACTCTCGAACTAGCCTCCAAAAGCTGAGCACCAAG CTGTCTGCCCAGTCAGCTCAGTATTCCCAGCAGCTGAGAGCAGCCCGCAATGAGTACCTGCTAAATTTGGTGGCCACCAATGCTCACCTTGCCCACTATTACCAAGAGGAACTGCCAGCACTGCTCAAG GTCCTGGTAAGTGAGCTGTCAGAATACTTGAGGGACCCCCTGACTTTATTAGGCCACACGGAGTTGGAAGCTGCAGAGATGGTCCTGGAACACGCCCGCCATGGGATGAAGGCGACTTCCCAG GTAAACTGGGAACAAGATGTGAAGCTGTTTCTTCAGGGGCCTGGAGTCTTTTCCCCCACTCCACCTCAGCAGTTCCAGCCAGCAGGGGCTGATCAG gtgtgtgccctgGAGCGGGGAGCAGGAGGCATGGCTGGAGAGAGTGGCCTGGAGAAAGAGGTTCAGCGCTGGACGAGCAGGGCTGCGCGGGACTACAAGATCCAGCATCACGGGCATCGG GTTCTACAGCGACTGGAGCAGAGGCGTCAGCAGGTCTCAGAGCGAGAAGCTCCAGGGCTAGACCAACGGCTACAGGAAGTGAGGGAGAACATCCGAAGGGCGCAG GTGAGCCAGGTGAAAGGCGCTGCCCGGCTGGCCCTGCTGCAGGAAGCTGGCCTAGATGTGCAGCACTGGCTGAAGCCAGCCATGACCCAAGCCCAGGATGAGGTGGAGCAGGAGCGCCGGCTTAGTGAAGCTCGGCTGTCCCAGAGGGACCTCTCTCCCACG GCTGAGGACACCGAGCTTTCTGACTTTGATGAATGTGAGGAGGCTGGGGAGCTCTTTGAGGAGCCTGCCCCGCAAGCCCTGGCTACCAGGCCTCTCCCCTGCCCTGCACATGTAGTGTTCGGCTACCAG GCAGGACGTGAGGATGAGCTGACTATCACAGAGGGTGAGTGGCTGGAGGTCATAGAAGAAGGAGATGCTGATGAATGGGTTAAG GCTCGGAACCAGCATGGAGAAGCAGGCTTTGTCCCTGAACGGTATCTCAACTTCCCGGATCTCTCCCTCCCTGAGAGCAGCCATGGCCGAGACAATCCCTCAGGAGCGGAGCCCACAG CATTCTTGGCACGTGCGCTGTACAGCTACACTGGACAGAGTGAAGAGGAGCTAAGTTTTCCTGAAGGGGCACTCATCCGCCTGCTGCCCAGGGCTCAAGATGGCGTGGATGATGGTTTCTGGAGGGGAGAATTTGGGGGCCATGTTGGAGTCTTTCCGTCCTTGCTGGTAGAGGAACTGCTTGGCCCCCCAGGACCATCTGAACTCTCTGAGCCTGAACAG ACGCTGccatccccttctcctcccagctTCTCCCCTCCTGCACCCACCTGTGCCTTGGACGGACCCCCTGCACCTGCTCTGCCTGCAG ACAAAGTCCTAGACTGCCCTGGACCCCTGGACATGTTGGTGCCTCGACTCAGGCCG ATGCGTCCACCACCTCCCCCACCAGCCAAAGCCCCAGATCCTGGCCATCCAGATCCCCTCACCTGA
- the Rell2 gene encoding RELT-like protein 2, with the protein MSEPQPGLEPPQHGLYMLFLLVLVFFLMGLVGFMICHVLKKKGYRCRTSRGSEPDDAQLQPPEDDDVNEDTVERIVRCIIQNEANAEALKEMLGDSEGEGTVQLSSVDATSSLQDGAPSHHHTVHLGSAAPCIHCSRSKRPPLVRQGRSKEGKGRPRPGETTVFSVGRFRVTHIEKRYGLHEHRDGSPIDKSWGSGGGQEPGVSQAAGGGQPRVGSAATERLLPEAPPSQAAATHPMQNGGLKDASLVPCTLEGTPGTSAELNLSTRGRGPSPGLPSQEANGQPTKLDTSGQEECLPPEAGGM; encoded by the exons ATGTCGGAACCACAGCCTGGCCTGGAGCCGCCCCAACATGGGCTGTACATGCTCTTCCTGCTTGTGCTGGTCTTCTTCCTCATGGGCCTTGTAGGCTTCATGATCTGCCACGTGCTCAAGAAGAAAGGCTACCGCTGCCGCACGTCTAGAGGCTCAGAGCCTGATGATGCCCAGCTCCAGCCCC CTGAAGACGATGACGTGAATGAGGACACAGTAGAGAGGATTGTTCGCTGCATCATCCAAAATGAAG CCAATGCTGAGGCCTTGAAGGAGATGCTAGGGGACAGTGAAGGAGAAGGGACGGTGCAGCTCTCCAG TGTGGATGCCACCTCCAGCCTGCAGGACGGAGCCCCTTCCCATCATCACACAGTGCATCTTGGCTCTGCAGCTCCCTGCATTCACTGCAGCCGCAGCAAGAGGCCCCCACTTGTCCGTCAGGGTCGttctaaggaaggaaaaggccgcCCCAGGCCTGGAGAGACCACTGTATTCTCAGTGGGCAG ATTCCGAGTGACACACATCGAGAAGCGCTATGGCCTACATGAACATCGTGACGGTTCCCCTATAGACAAAAGCTGGGGCTCTGGTGGGGGTCAGGAACCAGGGGTTAGTCAGGCAGCTGGGGGAGGGCAGCCTAGGGTAGGGTCCGCTGCCACTGAGAGGCTGCTCCCCGAGGCGCCACCCTCCCAGGCCGCAGCCACCCACCCAATGCAGAACGGAGGACTCAAGGATGCCAGCCTAGTCCCTTGTACACTTGAGGGGACCCCTGGAACTTCTGCAGAACTGAACTTGAGCACTAGAGGGAGAGGCCCAAGCCCAGGGCTGCCTAGTCAAGAGGCAAATGGACAGCCAACAAAACTGGACACCTCAGGTCAGGAG GAATGTCTACCACCAGAAGCAGGGGGTATGTGA